A region of Panicum virgatum strain AP13 chromosome 8N, P.virgatum_v5, whole genome shotgun sequence DNA encodes the following proteins:
- the LOC120685840 gene encoding putative disease resistance protein RGA3, translated as MVNKRLQELLAGKKILIVLDDMWRDNENECQLEDLRAMLRVGEGSKVVVVVTTRDEGIAKELCTIEPHKLAPLTDDMCWSIIKQKSAFESKDGKEQLEHIGRDIAMKCAGVALAAQSLGYMLRSMTFNEWKLVRESDIWNVSATRDTCSAQHTVLASLRLSYNSMPPYLKLCFGYCATFPKGYNIAKGGLIQQWLSLGFIEPRSLLSTRQLGENYVRQLLGLSFLQISKSPSVSRYSLQLSTNIFIFELLRGTYIMHSFINSRLFHTNWLKLQADPTTYSFIIHI; from the coding sequence ATGGTAAATAAGCGTCTTCAAGAGCTACTAGCTGGTAAGAAGATTCTGATTGTTTTAGATGACATGTGGAGGGATAACGAAAATGAATGTCAACTGGAAGATTTGAGGGCTATGCTAAGGGTTGGAGAAGGTAGCAAAGTGGTGGTCGTAGTAACCACACGTGACGAAGGTATAGCAAAGGAACTTTGTACCATTGAACCACACAAACTAGCTCCATTGACAGATGACATGTGCTGGAGTATAATAAAGCAAAAGAGTGCCTTTGAATCTAAAGATGGCAAAGAGCAGTTAGAGCATATAGGAAGGGACATTGCAATGAAATGTGCAGGTGTGGCTTTGGCGGCTCAATCACTTGGATACATGTTGCGGTCCATGACTTTTAATGAATGGAAGTTAGTGAGAGAGAGTGATATCTGGAATGTTTCTGCTACAAGAGATACATGTTCTGCACAACATACAGTTCTTGCATCCTTGAGGTTAAGTTACAACAGTATGCCACCATACTTGAAGCTATGCTTTGGCTACTGTGCAACCTTTCCAAAAGGTTACAACATAGCTAAAGGTGGTCTAATTCAGCAATGGCTCTCTCTAGGTTTCATCGAGCCACGAAGCTTATTATCCACTCGGCAACTTGGAGAAAATTATGTTCGGCAGCTTTTGGGGCTGTCCTTCCTCCAAATTTCAAAGTCACCTTCAGTGAGTCGATACTCCTTACAATTGAGCACTaacatttttatttttgaactatTACGTGGAACTTACATAATGCATTCTTTCATCAATAGCCGGT